One genomic segment of Bemisia tabaci unplaced genomic scaffold, PGI_BMITA_v3 includes these proteins:
- the LOC140225850 gene encoding uncharacterized protein, whose product MEVCSKPKPLSVKGNLKENWKRFKQEFEDLLVSMEWDSKSDKVKAAKLRNLIGPEGRERIEALGLQTSEDYSELISKLDAWAEPQKNITMERAKFSSRNQNPNESFDEYVSDLKRLISTCEYGTLKDEILKDRIVLGVADVKLKEHLLRISDLTLEKAEKLAHAVETAKASIAVMSSSEQHEANHEVNPVQKFRGRGRGRGNSQRSSNSQRGQSRSNQPNGQYQQQRSQYSQSRSGNRGDFNGNFRGKQSNYCDRNDNYYCKKANNVNEVNVEENNNDVVKRAVESVVYRECHELVAYSPKASFYEARVINCDKADKCLETATKNLEIGKPAENANESQVNVLDVQDHPNVSSVGEQKKPRKEWRETIFLENVPVSMKLDPGSEVNTLPESIFKAILKKTKIPLEKTNEILGGIGHGVARPLGIVRKVDCKTSFDVRGYFDFYVTKDSDTKALLGIEACERLELVIRRVHSVSTNAEQAAFVEKNRDVFTGSGKVPGLVSFQVKPNPDFKILPPRRYPIDTSEKLLNKLNKLEKQEIVLKIPINEELLCVSNILVREKPDGDLRLCLDPKNLNECLITRKCAIPTVDEISAKLSGKKWFTVFDEKEAFYHFELDEYSSRLCAFNTPFGVYRFLRMPFGIICAAECCHERNVTIFGGIKGVTVYIDDILVANDTEKEHDESINLVIIQARKHNVKFKLSKLQYKQRFAHFTGFIFSEKGRQIDPERTRALTAIADPKNKKELMSIMGMLNYVRQFLPNLSNESAPLRELLKKDVEFLWTPYHSEVLAKLKKRVAEAPILSNFDSSQEIVLQSDASKSGIGACLMQLGRPVAYFSKALTETQTNIWGQIDKEFYAIIAALEKFYQFTYGRDVTVECDHKPISYLVHKDICKIKSQRLKKFRQRLYNFKVKIIFKPGRKMYIADLLSRQYLQDVAEDDPEEMEYVHSVLTEEKGSLSDLEELKRETENDPTLQILKEYLLNGWPNNKSVWPDNVKPFWKIKEFLYLEDGVIFNDERIVVPKAMKEKCLTLLHLGHFGISKTIAKATELYYWPVDYLSKWLEITKVPSHHARTVINAVKPIFATHGYPKEIICDNVPFGAREFKNFIEEHKGKVLTTSPNFPQAHGMIEIYVKIAKGMIKKSKESKVDLDEMLLEYRNMPLTGMKVSPAQILMSRQLRSKLPVNPNQLKPKVVNAREKFLEKQAKVKEQFDKSATRSETEFKAGDNVAVRKDKIWIKGIIVGPAGTPRSYIVQTAHGNLRRNTFHLKKSQTERFNPLLQQNDNYDFLEAELNDNTQLHNVIEPDNNVTPNAQVVNNALPNGQAQNNEPENLHILDTVLESEINAGRDVYGGEPLAHSPVRHQKLELRCTELPNAHDWTNSLTYQTCPHFENIFDFFYIRNQSFM is encoded by the exons ATGGAAGTTTGTTCTAAACCAAAACCGTTGAGCGTCAAAGGTAACCTCAAAGAAAACTGGAAGAGGTTCAAGCAAGAATTTGAAGACTTGCTAGTCTCAATGGAATGGGACTCAAAATCCGATAAAGTCAAAGCGGCCAAATTAAGAAATTTAATTGGTCCTGAAGGTCGAGAAAGAATTGAAGCTCTAGGTCTACAAACGTCTGAAGACTATAGTgaactgatatcgaaactagATGCTTGGGCGGAACCTCAGAAAAATATCACAATGGAACGAGCTAAGTTCAGCTCTCGAAACCAAAATCCGAATGAAAGTTTCGACGAATACGTGtctgatctaaaacgtctgatcTCCACGTGTGAATATGGTACTCTCAAAGATGAGATTCTAAAAGACCGAATTGTCTTGGGAGTAGCGGATGTTAAGTTAAAAGAACATCTTCTCCGAATCTCTGATCTCACCCTAGAAAAAGCAGAGAAGTTAGCACATGCGGTTGAAACTGCTAAAGCAAGCATAGCGGTGATGTCATCATCCGAGCAACATGAAGCAAACCATGAAGTGAATCCAGTCCAAAAATTCAGAGGTCGTGGTCGCGGGCGAGGAAATTCTCAGAGGTCATCCAACTCGCAGCGTGGTCAAAGCAGAAGCAACCAGCCAAATGGACAGTATCAACAACAAAGATCTCAATACTCTCAATCACGTAGTGGAAACCGAGGTGACTTTAACGGAAATTTCAGAGGTAAACAGTCTAATTATTGTGATAGGAATGATAACTATTATTGTAAAAA GGCTAATAATGTAAATGAAGTTAACGTAGAAGAAAATAATAACGATGTTGTTAAGCGAGCAGTCGAATCCGTTGTTTACAGAGAATGTCATGAGCTAGTAGCGTACAGCCCAAAAGCAAGTTTTTATGAAGCCAGGGTAATAAATTGTGACAAAGCAGATAAATGTCTTGAAACTGCCACTAAGAATTTAGAAATTGGAAAGCCAGCTGAAAATGCTAATGAGAGTCAGGTAAATGTCCTTGATGTCCAAGATCACCCAAATGTCAGTAGCGTTGGTGAACAGAAAAAGCCAAGAAAGGAATGGAGAGAGACAATATTCCTTGAAAACGTTCCGGTTAGTATGAAACTGGACCCGGGGAGTGAAGTAAACACTCTACCagaaagtatttttaaagctattttaaagaaaactaaaattccACTGGAAAAGACAAACGAAATATTAGGTGGAATAGGTCACGGTGTAGCTAGACCTCTAGGTATTGTAAGAAAGGTGGATTGTAAAACAAGTTTTGATGTGCGAGGATATTTTGATTTCTATGTCACAAAAGATAGTGACACTAAAGCATTATTAGGTATTGAAGCGTGTGAACGCCTTGAATTAGTAATAAGAAGGGTGCACTCTGTTAGCACTAATGCAGAACAAGCAGCTTTTGTTGAGAAAAATAGAGATGTTTTTACTGGTAGCGGCAAAGTTCCAGGTTTAGTTAGTTTTCAGGTAAAACCGAAtcctgattttaaaattttacctccgAGGCGGTATCCGATTGACACAAGTGAAAAACTgttgaataaattaaataaattggaGAAGCaagaaatagttttaaaaattccaataaaTGAAGAACTGTTATGTGTCAGTAATATATTAGTCCGTGAAAAACCGGATGGTGATTTACGGTTATGTCTtgatccaaaaaatttaaatgagtgCCTCATAACAAGAAAATGTGCTATCCCTACTGTTGATGAAATCAGTGCAAAGCTGTCAGGTAAAAAATGGTTCACAGTGTTTGATGAAAAAGAAGCGTTTTATCATTTTGAACTGGATGAATACTCAAGTCGTTTGTGTGCATTTAACACGCCTTTTGGAGTTTATAGATTTTTACGTATGCCTTTTGGGATAATCTGTGCAGCAGAGTGTTGCCATGAAAGAAATGTAACTATTTTTGGAGGAATCAAAGGTGTGACAGTGTACATCGATGATATCCTCGTAGCTAATGACACAGAAAAAGAACACGATGAAAGCATCAATCTGGTAATAATTCAGGCCAGAAAACATAATGTTAAATTTAAGTTGTCAAAACTTCAATACAAACAAAGGTTTGCGCATTTCACTGggtttattttttcggaaaaaggaAGGCAAATCGACCCGGAAAGAACGAGAGCGTTAACTGCGATTGCAgaccccaaaaataaaaaagaactaatGTCAATAATGGGGATGTTGAACTATGTAAGACAGTTTTTGCCTAATCTAAGTAATGAATCAGCTCCTTTACGTGAGTTACTTAAAAAAGATGTAGAATTTTTGTGGACCCCGTATCACTCTGAAGTGttagcaaaattaaaaaagagagtTGCTGAAGCACCTATTTTAAGTAATTTCGATTCGTCTCAAGAAATAGTGTTACAATCTGATGCGTCAAAATCAGGAATTGGAGCATGTTTGATGCAGTTAGGTAGACCAGTTGCCTATTTTTCTAAGGCTCTGAcagaaacacaaaccaacatcTGGGGTCAAATCGACAAGGAATTTTATGCAATAATTGCAGCGCTTgaaaaattctaccaatttaCTTATGGTAGAGATGTAACTGTTGAATGTGATCATAAACCTATTTCTTATTTGGTTCATAAGGACATATGTAAAATTAAATCTCAAAGATTGAAGAAATTCAGACAAAGGTTGTATAATTTCAAAGTTAAGATAATATTTAAGCCAGGTCGAAAAATGTACATAGCTGATCTGTTGTCTAGGCAATATTTGCAGGATGTAGCGGAAGACGATCCAGAAGAAATGGAGTATGTCCATTCCGTCCTAACTGAAGAAAAAGGTAGTTTAAGTGATTTAGAAGAGTTGAAGCGAGAAACAGAAAATGACCCAACtctacaaattttaaaagaatacctACTCAATGGTTGGCCTAATAATAAAAGTGTTTGGCCAGATAATGTAAAaccattttggaaaattaaagaatttttgTATCTAGAAGATGGAGTAATTTTTAACGATGAGAGAATTGTGGTTCCAAaagcaatgaaagaaaaatgtcttACGCTGTTGCATTTAGGTCATTTTGGTATTTCAAAAACTATTGCGAAAGCCACTGAATTGTATTATTGGCCAG TGGATTATCTGTCTAAATGGTTAGAAATAACAAAAGTCCCATCTCACCATGCTAGAACGGTGATTAATGCTGTAAAACCAATCTTTGCAACGCATGGTTATCCTAAAGAAATTATTTGTGATAATGTCCCTTTCGGAGccagagaatttaaaaatttcattgaagaacATAAGGGTAAGGTCCTAACAACCAGCCCAAATTTTCCTCAAGCACATGGAATGAttgaaatttatgtaaaaatagcCAAAGGAATGATAAAGAAAAGCAAAGAGTCTAAGGTTGATCTTGATGAAATGCTGTTAGAATATAGAAACATGCCTTTGACAGGTATGAAAGTCAGTCCAGctcaaattttaatgagtcGTCAGTTGAGAAGCAAGTTACCTGTTAATCCTAATCAGTTAAAACCTAAAGTAGTGAATGCAAGAGAAAAGTTTCTTGAAAAGCAAGCTAAAGTTAAAGAACAGTTTGATAAATCTGCTACACGATCTGAAACTGAGTTTAAGGCGGGTGACAATGTTGCTGTTCGAAAAGATAAAATCTGGATTAAAGGAATAATTGTAGGTCCAGCAGGTACCCCTCGTTCGTATATTGTTCAAACAGCTCATGGTAATTTGCGTAGAaatacttttcatttaaaaaaatctcaaactgAACGTTTCAATCCACTTTTGCAACAAAATGACAACTATGATTTTCTGGAGGCAGAATTAAATGATAATACCCAGTTACATAATGTAATTGAACCTGATAATAATGTAACCCCAAATGCACAAGTTGTTAATAATGCCCTGCCTAACGGTCAAGCGCAAAATAATGAACCTGAAAAT CTTCATATTCTGGACACTGTGTTAGAGTCGGAGATCAACGCCGGCCGTGATGTCTATGGAGGAGAACCGCTGGCCCATTCACCTGTCCGCCACCAAAAGTTGGAACTTCGTTGCACCGAGCTGCCCAACGCCCACGATTGGACTAACTCACTTACTTATCAAACatgtccacattttgaaaatatttttgattttttctacaTCCGTAACCAGTCATTTATGTAA